A segment of the Leptolyngbya sp. NIES-3755 genome:
ACGGGGAATGGGCTGATCGGGATAAGCATCCCGTTCGATAATGGTGACGCGATCGAAGTGATCTGCCAGAACTCGACCCATGAGGAGTCCTGCTAAACTACCGCCGACGATCGCTGCATGAGTTTCGGATTGCATGATGCCCCCCTTTGATCGAATTTAATTAGCGCCAATCGTCTAACACAAACACATCTGGGCGATGGTAGCCAACTTCATTGGGCTTGTGCATAACGACTCCAGTAATCTCCGTGCGAAACTGTCGATCGAGCAGGCTGCGATAGGCTGCATCATGGCTTGTATTCACACCCGCCATCAACCGCACCATCTTTTGAGAAGCTCCATACGCTTCACATCGATCGAGTAACTGTTCAAACTGTTCTCCAGCTTGTTTACCTGGGCGCACGGCTGCAAACTTGATATAACAGACTCCGCTTCCTGCTTCGCTCCCTGCCCCACAATGACAAACGGCAAATCCGGCTAGTCCCAGATCATCCCAGAGCAAAACAGTGTCTCCCAACTTTTGAGACTGCACGGCTTCAATTTCACGCGAGACATCCAATCCTGCATAAATGGCATCGGTTAGCGTTGCACACGCCTTGAGACACGCGGATTGTTCCTGTGCATCGAGTTGAGAATATCTCGTTCCAGGTAAATCTTGCTGAACTGCCTGAATCGGCTTCGCCATCACAAAGGTGAGAAAGCGAGGATAAAAGCCAAACTTCTGATAGAGGGCATGGTGCTTCGGACTATTGGGAAAAGTAAACAAGCCAGCCTGTTGAGTTCCCCACTGAGCAAACTGATCGATCGCAGGTTCAATCAACCGTTGAGCAATGCCTCGTTCCCAAAAGTCGGGGTGAACCGTGAGCGGTCCAAACGTACCAACGCTACCCCAACAGGTTGCAATGTTAGAGCCAACCAGTTTTCCATCGACCTCAGCCGCAAATGCTGCTTTAGGATTGATGTGCCATCGCGGTTGAATGTACTGTGCATCACCCCCAAAATCTGTGGGTTGAGGCAATCCAATAAACGTCCCGAAAGCAAGCCGAAAAACATGATCAGCCAGGGGAAGTTCGTTTTCTTGAAGGGGGCGAATTGAGAGGTTCATAAGCAGCACTTCCTGTGATTGGTGAAATGGATTAATGGGGTTTCATCGCGAGAATCAGCGGTGATGGACCCGGAGCTTCGATAGTCCGCGCATTGATAAAACCAATTTGAGTCAGCCAACTATTGATTTCACCAAACGAGTAGGTGTCTCCCTCCTCGGAATTTACCAACATATTGACCGCGAAAATCGCGGCGTTAGCGGGTCCCGTCCGATCGTCATTCATCAGCCATTCCGCGATCGCGATCGTTCCACCCGGCGCTAATGCCTCAAATACTTTCTTCAGCAATTGACGGCTCCGAATTTCTCCTTCACTATGCAAAATATGTCCCAGTATGGCGAGATCATAGGCTGTTCCGAAATCCGTCGTAAGCAGATCCCCAGCAATGCACTTCACGCGATCGCTCAATCCCAAACGATCAATATTTCCTTGAGTCACAGGAATTACACCTGCCCAATCGATCGCGCTCACATAGACTTGGGGAGATGCTTGCGCGATCGTAATTCCCCAAACGCCTGCTCCTGCCGCCAAATCGAGCACACGCATTGAAGATTGTGTCTGAGCCACCTGCAACACTTCAGCGAGTACTTGCGCCGCTGGATAGCTCAGCGGAAAAATATCATTGACGAACTGCTGAAAGAACTCAGTCCCCACTGCTTCGTGATTGACTGCCATTGCAGGCTTGCCCGTGCGGACAATTTCAGTTAGCTCCAACCATTTGGGGAGTAGTTGGTGACTGGTATGGCGAAACAGCCCCCCCTGAAAACTCGGTTTTGTACTGACCAAAAAAGCGGCACTTTCAGGAGTGAGCTTGTATTGCTGTTCTGCATCTCTAGCTAAAAATTCTAGAGCAACTAACGCATCCAATAAAATTCTTAATCCACGAATCGAGGCTCCAGTTGCTTGACTCAGTTGCTCGACAGTTTTCGCACCTTCATCTAAAACATCAAAGACACGATGTTCGATCGCGGCTTCGATCATTAAAGGGGGTGCATAGCCAAACACAAATTGCATTAAACGATCCGGTGTCACAGGTGAATGAGTCGTTTGCATTGCCTTGCTCCCTCAATCTAGTTTGACTCTTTGCGAAGAACAGTTTTCAGCATAGGGAACTCAATAAATCTTTTAGATGTTTAATCCCACTTGTTGAGCAATCTCTGAGATCAAATCTTTGTTCATGGCAACCTCATTAGAATTGTCGAAACTCACTGAGGTTGCCATAACCGTTTGGAATGGATCTTGCCTAAACCGATCAATGAATAACGGGCGAAGTACCAGAACCAAAGCTTAAATCAAAATCAATCTCTGAGACGCTTCCACGACCAGAAGGATTTTTTCTGTTGAGAAGCGCTGAAGTGCCTGTGATACTGGCATCGCGATCGACGCGATCGACGACGATGTTGGGGCGATCGATTGAGCGAACTGGGTTTGACACAGAAGGACTCGATCGTCCAATGCGTCTAGGGGGTAAAGGTTGTGGATTCAACTCAGTCCTAGACGGATTAGTACTCGGCAGCCCTGCCACAGAAGGAATTTTTCCCTCAGAAACCAGATCTCCGGGGTTGATGAGAGGGGGTTGTATCTTAATCCAACCCGACCAGTTGCTAGGGAGTGCAGATCCAACAACCAAAGTGCTACCGACCCAGTTTGTTGGAGAACCAGTTGCTTCCAACCGCAAACCAATGTCATAAGGTAAACCGCTCAATGTATAGTGACATTCATAGCTACTGTTGGTTTCACGAAACACCGGGGGTGGAATCAATTGACCAATGTTTCGTTTCATTGGAGGTTCAAACGTCATCGGCTGAGATTCAGCACTTTGAACAGAAGCTGAAATCTTTAAGAAGCTACAATCTCGACTCGCTGGATATCCTTTATCTTTTGCCCAACGTACAGCGCCCGTAATCGTTCCTAGCCCGTTGTAGACTGCATCAGGCGGATAAAGCGTGGTTGAGATCACCAATCTGCCATCAGCAATGGTCGCGTAGAGATGAGTCGTTCCGTGACTAGAAGCACCTTGAATCAACTGAGTAATCTTGTTGAAACTGTCGCTGCTCAATTCCGCCAGCGATCGATTCACCGTCTTGGTAATGTCTATCTTCGTGGCGTTGATGTTCCGTTCTACTTCAGCTTTGAAATCAGGACCACCTAGAAAATCAATCAGTGACCCGATCGCTTTGATCACTTCTCCAGAAGCATTTTTGGCATCGACTTTAGCATTGGAAACCTTTACAGCCAATTCATCTGCCCGGAGCGATTCGCCCAAATTAGGGACGGTCATGACCATCTTGAGTTCCAGATCGTAAGTGACCTCCAAAGCTGGATCAGCGTACTTCCCGACACCAATTCCCAAGGCAATATCAGGAGTCGTAGAATGCGCTCTGATGGTATTGCCGCGAAAGATGAGTTTGAGTCCGATTTTGTTGTTTCCTAGATCGATCGCTCTCATTTCGCTCAGAGAAGCCATATTGGGATCAATGTCATAAAGCGTCATTCCCTCTTTAAATTCCCTGTGTAGTCCCTCTTTCAGTTTTTGAGAGGTGACTCCTTTGCCAACTTCATTCCATGCAGTGTTAATCGCACTCGCAAGTAAGTCTGGACTATTGAGAAATGTTGTCGGTTTTGTTGTTGCTGTTCTGGGGTCAAACGTATTTGCTGTGACTTTCACACCGCCCGGAAAATTATCAATGTAGCCTTCCTGATCTGCCCTAGCAGGCATGATCGTGACCAAAGATCCAAATCCAAATAAGGTGAACAAAGCTAGATTTGCTTGCCATCTTCTTAAATGCTCGTTTGATTGACTAGGCAAAGTCCGTCTCAGCATAATTCCTCCTTCTGTGTGCTGGACAAATTAAGAAGTGTTCACTAATCGTGGTTTACGATCAAGGCATGATGAATATGCAGAGAGCTTCATCACACTGTTTGTATCAATCTCACTTCTCTCCATCTCTCAATCGTATAAACCGTTACCTTGATGTATCTTTTAAGTTTTTGCGATTTTTTATCGATTCTTGCGCTGTTCGAGAATCATTCTAGGTGTGACACCGAACGATCGCTTAATATGCACATTCAGATGCGCTTGATTGGCAAATCCGACTTGCTGAGCAATATCGGCGATCGAATCTTGACCTGCTAATAGTAAAGATTTCGCTCGTTCAACTCGCTGTTGAATCACAAATTGATGCGGTGACATTCCAGTGGATTGCTTGAACAATCTTGCAAAGTAATGTGGACTGAGATGAGCGATCGCAGCGAGTTCTGCTAGACCCAATTCTTGATCCAGATGAGCATGAATATACTCAATCACTTGGCGGAGTCTATACAGTGATAATCCGTCTGCATACTGTTTGTACTCTAGCTTTCGGTGACCGTAATGTTGAAGCAGATGAACCGATAACATTGCCGCAGTGGTTTCTGCATACAAACGGCTTCCAGTTGGATTCTGTTTTAGCACAGAGATCAGCGACAAACCGAGTTGATGCACTAACGGATCAGGTGTGGCAAATTGCGGAGCTAGCTCGACTGAACTACAATTCGTCGCATCCTCGCTCACTTGAGCAAATAGAGATGGAGAAAGTTCGATCGCGATCATCTCAAAGTCAGTAGTCCACCGAGCAGCCTGCTCGATGTTTGCAGGAACAATCATCATCTCGCCGGGAGCGATCGCTTGTTGCCGAGTCACACCGTCGATCGTGGAGTTGATCAACGCCGAACTCGGAAGAACGATCAGAGTATGCAAGGGCAAACACGCATTCGGCATTTCGTGCGGAGGCTGGAGTAGATGAACTAGCTCAATATTTTGCCAATGACTGGGACTACTCATCAAAAGCGGTGAACGGGGGTTTGAAGCAACCAGTTCAACACCTGTACGAATGACTGATGCACGGTTGGATGACATAATAAATTCACCATTGAGCAAGGACTAAAAATGTTCGAGTGTCAGTGTAGAGTTCTGCAACACAATGAGACAGCGTTGCTTCGACAATCAGCAATCTTGCCTATTCTTTGTATACTGCTAAACCTCGCTTCAGTCAACACGATCGCGCTGAGTGCCGAAAAACTAGGCTTTCTCGATTCATCTGCCTTGCTATAGCTTGCTTAAAAATCGGGACTTAAGAAACTTGGCGTTAAATTGCTCGATCGGGGTGAGTTGGTTTATTCTTGCTGTCTTAAATTCTGCCGTAGAGTAACGCGGACAGTACCAAGATTGCTGCTTGAACACGGATTCGAGAATGTTGTTATAGAAAATTAATCCTTTACGGGCATAGATGGAGTGATACAGGATGAATAGCATTTGCTGATCTACAGCTTGAATGTCTGCTTCGGTGATTTGTCGATCGGACAACCACGAGTAATCGACCTGAAACAGGTGGTCGAAGTCGTGCTGAGACGGATGGTAGTCTTGCGTTTCCAACAAATCATAAGGTGGCAAAAAGTCTTCGTCAAAGTAGAGCAGACTGTACCCTGTGCCGTTTCCCTGCTGCTCTAGATAAGCGCCCACACCATCGCCTAAGCAAATCGTTGCTGTGGATGACCCTCCTATTTCCGTCAAACTATCGACTTTAATTTGAACTGGGCAAGGATATTGAAACAAAAATTCAAACCAGCCTTTCGCATCAATCCCCGGAGAGGCAGACAATCGGGAGCGTGTCACCTTCTGAGGAGAAAAATGAGAATAAAGGAAACCGATTCCTGAAGAGGTTCCCGCGATGACTCCTGAAGACCAACAAGCGCTGAATGCCCATGTTCAAGCGATTGCAAAAATCTTGTACAACGATGCTGACAAAAGCCAGATAACGAATTTGGCAGAAATCGAAGCGATGGTGCGAACTCAAGTGCAACAGCACGTCACACCAGGATTAGGGAGTTTTTTATCACAGCAGTTACCGCCACAACTGAAGGCTACCCGCGACGGTTGAAAAGTATCTTAGGAGAACTGCAATTGACGAGTGAACAAGCGACACGATTAGGGGTATCTGCGAGAAGCCAAATGAGTCCTTACTTGGAAGCGTGCTGTTTGAGAGCGAGTGCAACGGTTTCCTATGCCCGCGCAGAACGAGACATCGCGGTGTATACAGGAATGCGCGTCAGCGCCAAAACGCAACAACGATTAGTCCAGCGACAACCGTGGGAAGAACTTGAACCCGAAGCGCCAGAGCCGATTCTGGAAATCAGTATTGATGGCGGCAATGTGAAGTTAACCAGTGGCACTCAAGACGAACCGGACTGGCGACAGTACAAAGCCGTTCGCATCAATGGCAAGGGAGAAAGTCGAGCTTGGTTTCAGGACAATGAGGCATTGGTCGCAACAGTGAGCGCGCGTCCGATGGCAGAGGTCGTTGTCTGTCTGGGCGATGGACACGACGGCATCTGGAACTTGCATCAGCAGATCGTCGCGTTGAGCGAGCAACGGATTGAGATTCTCGATTGGTATCATCTCAAGGAGAACTTGTTCAAGTTATCGAGCGACGAAATCGACCGAGAACAGATAGAAGCTCAGTTATGGAAAGGAGATGTGAGCGCTGCTCTAGCCCAATTAGCGGCGTGTCCCTCCGATGAGGCAGAGCGGTTTTGCAACTATCTGCTGAAGCATCAACATCGGATTGTGAACTACGACTACTACGCGGCTGAGGAGCTATGTTCGATTGGGTCAGGAGCCGTGGAATCGTTGGTCAAACAAATTGATCAACGGTTGCAGATTGTTGGAGGTCGGTGGAAAGCGGAGCATATTCCGAAAGTGCTGGCACAACGCTGTGCTTATCTCAATGAGCAACTGAATCCCACGACATCTATTCTCTCAAGAAGGTGACACGCTCCCCAGACAATCCTTTTACTTGGTCATCGACAAACGTAATTTTGAAGGTTTCATTCTGGGGAAGATCTGGAAATTTCTGCCTTAGCAGGTTGGTGGAGAAGTTTAGTGTGATCGGCTGTTCACCATGTAGCTGCGGCAAACCCCAGTAAGCGACGATCGTGGCTAAAGATTGATTAAAGATATTTCGTCCCATATTAAAGGACTCCTTTTATTGAAACTGATGCCCGCTCAATTCATCGTACATAAAGGGCATGATTGCTTCCTCGCTCTGAGATTCTGAAAAACTATTCAACGAACAACCATTCCTCCAATGAGCGGATCGGAGTCTTCAATCATGGTTCCACCGCTCACTTGAGAAAGTATTGATCACACGATCGAGATAATACCTATCTTTTGGCTTCATGCTGCACTACTCTCAGCATAGGAGGCGTTAGATTGGTTGATCTTTTAAATTCTTGCGATTTTTTATCGATTCTTGCGCTGTTCGAGAATTATTCTAGGTGTGACACCGAACGATCGTTTATGTACTCAAAAAAAGCATTGGACGGGAAATTTTTCAGTGATGAGCATGGTTGGACGAGTATTGTAGAAGAGGCGATAAGTTCGAGACATCAGGAAATCTTGGCGATCGATCTGGAAAAAATGAGCGCGTTGACCAGCAGGTTCCTGATTCATCTCTAGGAGTTCCTTAAAGGTTTCGATCCTGTACTTCAGCAATAGTTTCCCTAACGGTGTTTGCGTTTCAATGAGTTCCCGTTTAAAGCAATGGGGCAAACGGTCAAAGACAAGTATCACTTCAGCGTAGAC
Coding sequences within it:
- a CDS encoding hypothetical protein (similar to AA sequence:cyanobase_aa:LBDG_44020) — protein: MLRRTLPSQSNEHLRRWQANLALFTLFGFGSLVTIMPARADQEGYIDNFPGGVKVTANTFDPRTATTKPTTFLNSPDLLASAINTAWNEVGKGVTSQKLKEGLHREFKEGMTLYDIDPNMASLSEMRAIDLGNNKIGLKLIFRGNTIRAHSTTPDIALGIGVGKYADPALEVTYDLELKMVMTVPNLGESLRADELAVKVSNAKVDAKNASGEVIKAIGSLIDFLGGPDFKAEVERNINATKIDITKTVNRSLAELSSDSFNKITQLIQGASSHGTTHLYATIADGRLVISTTLYPPDAVYNGLGTITGAVRWAKDKGYPASRDCSFLKISASVQSAESQPMTFEPPMKRNIGQLIPPPVFRETNSSYECHYTLSGLPYDIGLRLEATGSPTNWVGSTLVVGSALPSNWSGWIKIQPPLINPGDLVSEGKIPSVAGLPSTNPSRTELNPQPLPPRRIGRSSPSVSNPVRSIDRPNIVVDRVDRDASITGTSALLNRKNPSGRGSVSEIDFDLSFGSGTSPVIH
- a CDS encoding unknown protein (similar to AA sequence:cyanobase_aa:asl7669) — encoded protein: MTPEDQQALNAHVQAIAKILYNDADKSQITNLAEIEAMVRTQVQQHVTPGLGSFLSQQLPPQLKATRDG
- a CDS encoding serine/threonine protein kinase (similar to AA sequence:cyanobase_aa:Ava_1700): MTRSRLSASPGIDAKGWFEFLFQYPCPVQIKVDSLTEIGGSSTATICLGDGVGAYLEQQGNGTGYSLLYFDEDFLPPYDLLETQDYHPSQHDFDHLFQVDYSWLSDRQITEADIQAVDQQMLFILYHSIYARKGLIFYNNILESVFKQQSWYCPRYSTAEFKTARINQLTPIEQFNAKFLKSRFLSKL
- a CDS encoding GCN5-related N-acetyltransferase (similar to AA sequence:cyanobase_aa:Tery_3397) — translated: MNLSIRPLQENELPLADHVFRLAFGTFIGLPQPTDFGGDAQYIQPRWHINPKAAFAAEVDGKLVGSNIATCWGSVGTFGPLTVHPDFWERGIAQRLIEPAIDQFAQWGTQQAGLFTFPNSPKHHALYQKFGFYPRFLTFVMAKPIQAVQQDLPGTRYSQLDAQEQSACLKACATLTDAIYAGLDVSREIEAVQSQKLGDTVLLWDDLGLAGFAVCHCGAGSEAGSGVCYIKFAAVRPGKQAGEQFEQLLDRCEAYGASQKMVRLMAGVNTSHDAAYRSLLDRQFRTEITGVVMHKPNEVGYHRPDVFVLDDWR
- a CDS encoding O-methyltransferase family 2 (similar to AA sequence:cyanobase_aa:Cyan7425_2963), producing MQTTHSPVTPDRLMQFVFGYAPPLMIEAAIEHRVFDVLDEGAKTVEQLSQATGASIRGLRILLDALVALEFLARDAEQQYKLTPESAAFLVSTKPSFQGGLFRHTSHQLLPKWLELTEIVRTGKPAMAVNHEAVGTEFFQQFVNDIFPLSYPAAQVLAEVLQVAQTQSSMRVLDLAAGAGVWGITIAQASPQVYVSAIDWAGVIPVTQGNIDRLGLSDRVKCIAGDLLTTDFGTAYDLAILGHILHSEGEIRSRQLLKKVFEALAPGGTIAIAEWLMNDDRTGPANAAIFAVNMLVNSEEGDTYSFGEINSWLTQIGFINARTIEAPGPSPLILAMKPH
- a CDS encoding hypothetical protein (similar to AA sequence:cyanobase_aa:Cyan7425_5027), with the translated sequence MSPYLEACCLRASATVSYARAERDIAVYTGMRVSAKTQQRLVQRQPWEELEPEAPEPILEISIDGGNVKLTSGTQDEPDWRQYKAVRINGKGESRAWFQDNEALVATVSARPMAEVVVCLGDGHDGIWNLHQQIVALSEQRIEILDWYHLKENLFKLSSDEIDREQIEAQLWKGDVSAALAQLAACPSDEAERFCNYLLKHQHRIVNYDYYAAEELCSIGSGAVESLVKQIDQRLQIVGGRWKAEHIPKVLAQRCAYLNEQLNPTTSILSRR
- a CDS encoding transcriptional regulator, AraC family (similar to AA sequence:cyanobase_aa:LBDG_08930), with product MSSPSHWQNIELVHLLQPPHEMPNACLPLHTLIVLPSSALINSTIDGVTRQQAIAPGEMMIVPANIEQAARWTTDFEMIAIELSPSLFAQVSEDATNCSSVELAPQFATPDPLVHQLGLSLISVLKQNPTGSRLYAETTAAMLSVHLLQHYGHRKLEYKQYADGLSLYRLRQVIEYIHAHLDQELGLAELAAIAHLSPHYFARLFKQSTGMSPHQFVIQQRVERAKSLLLAGQDSIADIAQQVGFANQAHLNVHIKRSFGVTPRMILEQRKNR